The DNA window TTATTCTCCCAATAATAGGCCTAGTATCCCTCCCCCTTCTCCTCAAACATCTCAATGGGATTCCTTTTGGAACCCTTTTACTTCGTTAGACTATTACGGATACCCCACCAGAAGTAGCCTTGAAGAGACTATTGCAGATGATGAGGACAGAGGATTGAGGCAGGTTCGAGAAGCAGAAGGAATTCCAGACCTTGAAGAGGTTGAAACTGAAAAAGAAGATTTTGTTGGAAAGAGAAATGTTGTAGAAGAAAGAATCAGAACTGATATAAACTCCACCAAGGAAGAGGTCACGGTTGAAGACGAGGAGGAAGAGGACAGAACAAAAACTGAAATTGCACATGAAGTCAAAGAATCAAAAGGCAGTGGCAGTGAAAGATTTCAAGTATCAAAAGTTCAAACTGCAGGTCAAGTTGAATCTACAAGCCATCAGGAAGTGGCAGTTGGTAATCAAGAAGCTAAGGTAGAAACACCTGGTTTTACAGTTTATGTAAACCGAAGGCCGACAAGCATGGCAGAAGTAATCAGGGATCTTGATGTTCAATTCACAAAAGTTTGTAATGCAGCCAATGAATTTTCAGCGTTGTTAGAGGTCAATAAAGCTCAAAATTCATGGATGTCTAATGAGCTGTCAGGTTTGGTGCAGTTtataatacataattttaatttgatgaaATTGTTCTTGCATAGTCCTGCATTTCATAGTCCTCAAAAATGTGAGTTAAGCCTCAAGGTTTCTTGAATATCCATTctaaaaattcttatttttggaGGAGATATGAATGTTTAATGGGTTGATGGAATCTTATATTGGATTTCATGATGCAATCTGAGCTAACTTCTTCTTGTGGAAATTTGTTAATCTTCACGTGTTTATACTGAATACATATAATCTTGAACTAAGTActctatgttttcttttttactcATACCTATTCGTACATTTTCAGgaatttaaactaaaattatatttcttttgtAGCATCAAAATTGTTGAATCCTGTATCTCTGTTCCGGTCTTCATCATCaagatttttaaagaataattcTTCAAGCACTGGGGATGATGGCTGCAAGGGCCCTAGTGATCCCGTAGAGGAACAATGTATGTTTTCTGGTAGTCATCAATCAACATTGGACAGGTTATATGCTTGGGAGAAGAAGCTGTACGAGGAAGTTAGGGTATACTACTGAATATACCTATGAACTATAAAGATGATAGCTACATGAAACATTTATATTAGATGAATGGAAATTTGAACAAATAACACTCTTAACCTTTTACATAATATCCAGTAATTTTCCTTTTAGCATCTCatttctttgaattttattagaTTATTATTGTTACAGGTCATCATGCTTATGCTTGCATACATTTTGATAATGGCAAACTTATTGCTATACCTGTTTTCTTCTGCAACAGTCTGGAGAACGTGTTCGAATTGCGTATGAGAAGAAATGTCTGCAACTCAAGAACCATGATGTGAAAGGAGAGGACCCCTCTTATGTAGATAAAACTAGAGCAGCCATTAGAGATCTACATACCCAGATAACAATTTCAATTCACTCAATTGAAGCAATCTCCAAGAGAATTGAAACTCTAAGGGATGAAGAGTTGCATCCCCAACTTCTTGAATTGCTACAAGGGTATGTATAAAAAATCATTATCTCCAATACAAAAGTTGTGTGTGTGACATCTTCAATACTTTCCTGATTTCATCATGAGCAACATGCTATTTGTTCTTAAATATAATAGACTATGATCACCATATCAAATGCAACAGATATATCACACTATTCATAGCATATAATCATGCATATTGCTGATTCTTAAACCATATAAATGCAGGCTGGCAAAGATGTGGAATGTGATGGCAGAATGTCATCAGATGCAGAAGATAACCTTGGATGAAGCTAAGATTCTTCTAACTGGCACTGATGTCAGAAAACAGTCTGGCATGTCAATAACTGATCCACATAGGCTTGCTTGTTCTGCCTCAATTCTTGAAACCGAGTTGAGGAATTGGCGAAGCACCTTCGAGTCATGGATCACTTCTCAAAGATCCTACATTCGTGCACTGGCCGGCTGGCTGCTTCGGTGTATGAGATGTGAGCCTGATGCATCAAAGTTACTATGTTCTCCTCGCAGGTCAAGTAGC is part of the Arachis duranensis cultivar V14167 chromosome 1, aradu.V14167.gnm2.J7QH, whole genome shotgun sequence genome and encodes:
- the LOC107460340 gene encoding protein ALTERED PHOSPHATE STARVATION RESPONSE 1-like, which encodes MGCSQSRLDDQESVQICKDRKRLIKQAVEQRAQFASGHIAYIQSLKRVSAAMRNYIQGDEPHQFSLDSFITPVKKTSPAFISISSKSFTPTTIEFSSNSTLKVNYLRPSGNPPILVEERPQSPEMVRVETYSPMEQYAMDDGFFAMQSSPMNSSAFAYSPNNRPSIPPPSPQTSQWDSFWNPFTSLDYYGYPTRSSLEETIADDEDRGLRQVREAEGIPDLEEVETEKEDFVGKRNVVEERIRTDINSTKEEVTVEDEEEEDRTKTEIAHEVKESKGSGSERFQVSKVQTAGQVESTSHQEVAVGNQEAKVETPGFTVYVNRRPTSMAEVIRDLDVQFTKVCNAANEFSALLEVNKAQNSWMSNELSASKLLNPVSLFRSSSSRFLKNNSSSTGDDGCKGPSDPVEEQCMFSGSHQSTLDRLYAWEKKLYEEVRSGERVRIAYEKKCLQLKNHDVKGEDPSYVDKTRAAIRDLHTQITISIHSIEAISKRIETLRDEELHPQLLELLQGLAKMWNVMAECHQMQKITLDEAKILLTGTDVRKQSGMSITDPHRLACSASILETELRNWRSTFESWITSQRSYIRALAGWLLRCMRCEPDASKLLCSPRRSSSTHPLFGLCVQWSRRLDAIQESVVLDGIDFFAAGIGSFYAQQLKEDSRQNVGRSTETNESMEMVEAGPVKEAMSTEQLAEIAIRVLCAGMSAAMSSMAEFAVDSAEGYNELVKQWENEKLQQQQTCVTGT